In Vibrio alginolyticus NBRC 15630 = ATCC 17749, the sequence AGTTCAGCTTGTTGCTCGTCTTCTGTCGTCGCATCTGCATAATGGCCAGTATGTAGCTCAATAAACGGAGCGCCACACTTTTTCGCAGCTTCAATCTGTTGACGGTCAGCATCAATAAAGAGCGAAACTTTGATGCCTGCATCTGTCAGCTTTTTCGTCGCAGCTTTAATTTTTTCAAGCTGCCCTACTACATCTAAGCCACCTTCCGTCGTCAGTTCTTCACGCTTTTCAGGCACTAAACACACAAACTCTGGTTTAGTTTGCAGCGCAATCTCAACCATTTCGTCCGTCACTGCCATCTCTAGATTCATACGCGTTTGAATGGTTTCACGCAGAATACGTACATCACGATCCAAAATATGGCGACGGTCTTCACGTAAGTGGATAGTGATACCGTCCGCGCCTGCACGCTCAGCAATTTCAGCAGCGTGAACAGGATCTGGGTATTTTGTACCACGTGCATTACGTAGAGTGGCAATATGGTCGATATTGACGCCTAAATAAATTGAGCTCATTTTCCGTTACTCCGTGCTCTGGGGGTCTGAATGAAAAATTCACGACTTTTTAAAGGTTTGCCGCCAAGATACGGCTTTAAGGCTATACGTGTAAAGCGTTTTGCCGCTTTTAGCTGCTCTTTAGTGACGAACCGCCGCTCACTGATAGCAATCAGTTCATTCCCTAAAAACGTGAGGTTATCGCGCCTAACAGAAGCAATAAACCCTTTCTGT encodes:
- the pdxJ gene encoding pyridoxine 5'-phosphate synthase yields the protein MSSIYLGVNIDHIATLRNARGTKYPDPVHAAEIAERAGADGITIHLREDRRHILDRDVRILRETIQTRMNLEMAVTDEMVEIALQTKPEFVCLVPEKREELTTEGGLDVVGQLEKIKAATKKLTDAGIKVSLFIDADRQQIEAAKKCGAPFIELHTGHYADATTEDEQQAELKKIAAGASYAHDLGIIVNAGHGLTYHNVAPIAALPEIYELNIGHSIIGRAVFDGLNKAVADMKALMIEARQS